The Spinacia oleracea cultivar Varoflay chromosome 2, BTI_SOV_V1, whole genome shotgun sequence DNA segment ttttttctttttcttttcattgCTTGGTGTTTCAAATTTTAGCATGAAAAATTACGGAGTGGTACTCTCTAATTTTGTTTTACTCCGTATCTTTTGCAAAGTGATCACCTTAGTTTCGTTTTCCAGTGTTGTTGGTTGATTTCTCTTGTGAAGTTTTGATTTTGTTCATGTCAATGAAATTTCAACCAGTTTTCTCATTCAAaacaaaatcttaccttttctGGGTTATCCAATTTCCTTAATAATAATCGAATTGTTCGTTTCCAGTACAAACTCAGAGTACAATCGCATACCCACAATCACGCAAAGACAATAGTTTGTGCTTTCATCTTTATATACTCGGCAATTGCATGGGAGACATTGAATCTAATACCGAAAGAGTAATCACTCCTATTTTAGAGTTTGAATACCTTGAGGTGCCTGATACACCTGAACGGAACCTTTCAATTTTAAACAGTGAAGACCCGGTCCTTTTCGCTCCGGACAGTGAAGAACCGATTCTTTTTTCTCCAGACAACAAGGACCCGGTCCTTTTCGCTCCGGACAGCGAAGTTCCTTTCCTTTTCGTTCCAGATAGCCAAGACCCAGTTCTTTTTGCTCCTGATACAGAGGATCaacttctttttgctcctgatACAGATGATCaacttctttttgctcctgatACAGAGGATCAAATCCATGTTATTCCCAAAGCTATAGATGAAATCGCTGAAGAGACTCAAAGGAAAGAACAAAATGTGCCAAATGGGGTGGACGATACACCTGACCCATTTCTTGTCGAGTTTCCTAATTTCCCAGAAGGAG contains these protein-coding regions:
- the LOC110793901 gene encoding uncharacterized protein, whose protein sequence is MGDIESNTERVITPILEFEYLEVPDTPERNLSILNSEDPVLFAPDSEEPILFSPDNKDPVLFAPDSEVPFLFVPDSQDPVLFAPDTEDQLLFAPDTDDQLLFAPDTEDQIHVIPKAIDEIAEETQRKEQNVPNGVDDTPDPFLVEFPNFPEGVPESILVMYRIWFPELFQIRKNTPGKQSRGTTSLMFQMPIEIWSYTDIYCLPIYR